The DNA window TGGATCAACGCGACCCCGGCGTCCCCCGAGTGGATGATTGATATCGCCACCTTTTTGGCGCGCGATCTGATCGCTATCGTACCTATGCTGATCGTTGGGCTATGGCTGTGGGGGCCGCAGAATCAACTGGTGTCGCAGCGTCAAGTGGTGGCCAAGACGACAATTGCTCTGCTGTTCGCCATGCTTGCCTCCGCGACCATTGGCATGCTGCTGCCGCACGAACGGCCGTTTGTGGCCGGTGTCGGTTATACTTTCCTGGCCCATGCGCCGGACAGCTCCTTCCCCAGCGATCACGGTACCGCCATCTTCACTTTCGCTCTGGCCTTTTTGTTCTGGCACCGGGTCTGGTCAGGCATTTTATTGCTGACTGTCGCGGCCGGCATTGCGTGGTCGCGCGTCTATCTGGGCGTACACTGGCCGCTGGATATGGTAGGCGGCTTCCTGCTCGGCCTGGTCGGCTGCCTGTTTGCTCAATTGGTCTGGAACCTGTTTGGCGATAGCATCGCCGACAAACTGACGCGCCTATACCGCTTCCTGTTCGCCTTCCCGATCCGCAAGGGCTGGGTGAAAGAGTAAGCCTGTATTTTGGCCGGGGCGGCACCGCCCCGGTTATCACACCACCCCGGTTGTCACGCAGAACTCCCGCGTTTTCCCCGCCCCGATCATCATTCTCGAGTGTTCACTTTGCCCTTGCGGACTACAGGTGGCCGGCTGAATGAACCTGAACAGGCGCTGATTTCCCTGCTGTGTAATGCGGCGCAGGCCATAATTGAACTGCTCGGTGGAGAAACGCGTAACATATCGCCTCCCCTTCGACGCCAACATATAGAACTCGGCCTGATCAACATACAGTGACAAATCGTCCGAGCACTGTAGCCCTTCTTCGGTGATGCTCCCCGGTGGCGTCAGCGCCGGCGTCGGCAGGTTCTGCCTGAACACCGCTGCGGGAATACAGCCGTAGTTAAGCTGGCAAACATAACTTAGCGGCAGGGGGCGGTCGGCAAGGTTGGTAATTTGCATATCAATGGAGAATTGAGCACTGTCCGCCGTCAAACGGACCGCCGGACGCAACCGACAATGTTGATGGGCAGATTCCCCACGACCGTACAGCGCCAGCGTATCGCCCTCAACCTGCAACCAGACAAGCTGCATGTCTAAGAATGAGCCACCCTGAGGTGACCAGGGGGAATGAAAGGCAACACTGCCGTCCGGTTTGCCCCCGAGAGTTTTGACACTGCGACGGCCCGACTTCAACGAGTAACCATCAAAATCGGCATCCCAAATCGTCAGCGCGCGGTAAGGCAATACTCGCAGTGAGCCACGGCGGTTTGCCAGCGTCAGCATCGGCCCTGCGGCTTCACAGTTAAAAGCGGTGACTACAAAATCCGCATTGCGGAAAACTTCATACGGTTGCGCTCCGAACTGTTCTGGCGCCAAATTTATTATCATATCCATACTTTTCCCCTGGGTGTTCACGCGAGTTATCCCGCGACCAACGCCTAAAATGTTACTTAAATAACATTTATCTCACCCCATGTTATACGTTAAACAGCCAAAAAACGATGATCTGGCATTCATTTTTAAACATCACTATTTTTGCCGCCAGTTAAATGTTATTATTCTAACATTACTCACATCCTGCTTTGATAAAACCTTAATAAGGAATCGAGATGACTACCGAAAACATTGATTACGCCCGCTATGTCGATCACACCCTGCTGGCGATGGATGCCACTGAAGAGCAAATCGCCAAACTGTGTGAAGAAGCGCAACAGCACAACTTCTACGCCGTCTGCGTTAACTCTGGTTACGTGCCATTGGCTGCGCACCTGCTGCAAGAAAGCGAAGTGAAAATCTGCTCGGTGATTGGTTTCCCGCTGGGTGCCGGCCTGACGGTAACCAAAGCTTTCGAAGCTAAAGCGGCAATTGCTGCCGGCGCGCAGGAAATTGACATGGTGATCAACGTGGGTTGGCTGAAAAGCGGCCTGCTGGATGAAGTTAAAGCCGACATCGCCGCA is part of the Serratia quinivorans genome and encodes:
- the deoC1 gene encoding Deoxyribose-phosphate aldolase 1; protein product: MTTENIDYARYVDHTLLAMDATEEQIAKLCEEAQQHNFYAVCVNSGYVPLAAHLLQESEVKICSVIGFPLGAGLTVTKAFEAKAAIAAGAQEIDMVINVGWLKSGLLDEVKADIAAVREVCAAIPLKVILETCLLSDAQIVQVCEMCRELDVAFVKTSTGFSTGGAREEHVKLMRATVGSEMGVKASGAVRDRATAEKMIKAGATRIGTSSGVAIVSGDQAAAGSY
- the ybjG gene encoding Putative undecaprenyl-diphosphatase ybjG → MEQLNYLLFAWINATPASPEWMIDIATFLARDLIAIVPMLIVGLWLWGPQNQLVSQRQVVAKTTIALLFAMLASATIGMLLPHERPFVAGVGYTFLAHAPDSSFPSDHGTAIFTFALAFLFWHRVWSGILLLTVAAGIAWSRVYLGVHWPLDMVGGFLLGLVGCLFAQLVWNLFGDSIADKLTRLYRFLFAFPIRKGWVKE